GAACTCGCTCTCGTCGAGCATGACCGATAGAATACGCCGCAGCCGGTCCGGGTTGACCAGCGACAGCAACCGTTCGCCTCCCGGGCCGCTCGTTCCCGCGTTGTCGACCAGCGCCGGCCGGTTGTCAAGGAACCATTGCAGCCTGGCAGCGAAGGCCGGCATGCCGCGGATATCCGCCTCATCCAGCGCTAGCGAGGCGAAGAGCGGGATCAGCCCCACCATCGAGCGCACCTGCACGTGCCCCTTGGCCCCGCCAGGCACGTGCAGCAGGTCGTAGTAGAAACCGTCTTCGTCGTTCCAGAGCGTCGTGCCGTCGGCGCCCACGTCGTTGACCGCTTCGGCGATGTGGACGAAGTGCTCGAAGAACTTCGAGGCCACGTCCTCGTAGGCGGGATTGTCCCGCGCCAGTTCGCGAGCGATGCGCAGCATGTGCAGGCAGTACATCGCCATCCAGCTCGAGCCGTCCGACTGCTCCAGCCGGAAGTTCCCCGGCAGGCCGGCACTCCGGTCGAACACGCCGATGTTGTCCAGGCCCAGGAAGCCGCCCTCGAAGATGTTGTTGCCCTCGGCGTCCTTCCGATTGACCCACCAGGTGAAGTTGAGGAGCAGCTTGTGGAAGACCCGCTCGAGGAATCCCCGGTCGCCGCGGCCCGTGCGGCGCTCCTCGATTTCATACACGCGCAGGGCCGCCCATGCGTGCACCGGGGGGTTGACGTCCGAGAACGCCCACTCGTACGCCGGCAGCTGCCCGTTGGGGTGGAGGTACCACTCCCGCAGCAGCAGGAGAAGCTGCTCCTTCGCGAAATCGGGATCGGCGAGGGCGAGCGTGACGCAGTGAAAAGCCAGGTCCCATGCCGCATACCAGGGGTACTCCCACTTGTCGGGCATCGAGATGATGTCCTCGTTCCACATGTGGGCCCAGTGGCGGTTGCGCCCGTCGCGCCGGCGCTCGGGCGGCGGCGGCGACGCGGGGTCGCCTTCCAGCCAGTGATCGACGACGTAGTGGTAGAACTGCTTGGTCCACAGCATTCCCGAAAGGGCCTGCCGGCCTACCGCCCGTCCCTCGGCCGAGCCGCCGAGGATGGAATCGTAGAACTCGTCCGCTTCCCGCTTGCGGAGGCCGAAGACCTCCTCGAAATCGGCAAACGGCGGCGCGCTGCCCTCCTTGCGCAGCCGCAGCCGCAGTTCCGCCGTCTCGCCGGGAGGTATCACGACGCGCTGCCATGCGGCGCATTTCGAGCCGACCCCTTCGGGGTTGACGGCCGCCGTGGCGCCGTACACCACCCGGTCCCCGATGCCGTCCTTGACGTGCGCCACGGCGTTGCGAGCCCCGAAGAGCCTGGCGGCGTTCGTCTCGTTCTCGCAGAAGAGCCAGTCGACGTCGCCGTCCACCAGGAGTTCGTACGTGCCGTACGCGGGATGCTCGGCCAGGATCCGGTCGGGTGCGGCGAACCGCAACCGCGGTGGCGAGCGGTCCGCGCGGCCCCAGCTCCAGGTGTTGCGATACCAGAGGTGGGGCAGGAGGTGCAACTCGGCGGGATCCGGGCCCCGATTCGTGGCCATGATCCTGATGAGAAGGTCCTCGGGGCCGGCCTTGGCATACAGGACGGCCACGTCGAAGTAGCGGTCTTCGGTGAAGATGCCGGTATCCTCGAGTTCGAACTCGGGATCGTGCTTGCC
The window above is part of the Candidatus Tanganyikabacteria bacterium genome. Proteins encoded here:
- a CDS encoding glucosidase, giving the protein MTLRRRNFQPSFDAILDWRYKYPQGEFPYARLVAENAARGKHDPEFELEDTGIFTEDRYFDVAVLYAKAGPEDLLIRIMATNRGPDPAELHLLPHLWYRNTWSWGRADRSPPRLRFAAPDRILAEHPAYGTYELLVDGDVDWLFCENETNAARLFGARNAVAHVKDGIGDRVVYGATAAVNPEGVGSKCAAWQRVVIPPGETAELRLRLRKEGSAPPFADFEEVFGLRKREADEFYDSILGGSAEGRAVGRQALSGMLWTKQFYHYVVDHWLEGDPASPPPPERRRDGRNRHWAHMWNEDIISMPDKWEYPWYAAWDLAFHCVTLALADPDFAKEQLLLLLREWYLHPNGQLPAYEWAFSDVNPPVHAWAALRVYEIEERRTGRGDRGFLERVFHKLLLNFTWWVNRKDAEGNNIFEGGFLGLDNIGVFDRSAGLPGNFRLEQSDGSSWMAMYCLHMLRIARELARDNPAYEDVASKFFEHFVHIAEAVNDVGADGTTLWNDEDGFYYDLLHVPGGAKGHVQVRSMVGLIPLFASLALDEADIRGMPAFAARLQWFLDNRPALVDNAGTSGPGGERLLSLVNPDRLRRILSVMLDESEFLSPFGIRSLSRVHAERPYILRVGGQEYRVAYDPGESTTGMFGGNSNWRGPIWFPVNFLLIEALREFGAFLGDGFKVPFPAAGGPDLALPAIADELARRLCALFLPGPDGARPAHGTSRLFRRDPHWRNHVLFYEYFHGDTGAGLGASHQTGWTGLVANLFSALDDAAVASPPYAESRL